From the genome of Methanothermobacter sp., one region includes:
- a CDS encoding methanogenesis marker 5 protein: MKVAIFPPNSLILADLVERKGHEPLILQKEIRKKVTDPEIDSPPFNITQEDPLKGLKYAAIEVPSGVRGRMSIFGPLIEKADAAIIMEDAPFGFGCMGCSRTNELCVYYLRQKKIPILELKYPRTREETIEVVNKINTFLDELEA, translated from the coding sequence TTGAAAGTGGCGATATTCCCACCAAACTCCCTTATACTAGCAGATCTCGTGGAGAGAAAAGGCCACGAGCCCCTAATATTGCAAAAAGAGATAAGAAAGAAGGTAACAGATCCTGAGATCGATTCACCACCATTCAACATAACACAAGAAGACCCCCTAAAAGGGCTTAAATATGCAGCTATAGAAGTCCCTTCAGGTGTGAGAGGGCGCATGTCAATATTCGGTCCCCTAATCGAAAAAGCTGATGCTGCCATAATCATGGAGGACGCTCCATTTGGTTTCGGTTGCATGGGATGTTCAAGGACGAATGAACTATGCGTATACTACCTAAGACAAAAAAAGATACCCATACTGGAATTAAAATATCCGAGGACTCGAGAAGAGACAATAGAAGTAGTTAATAAGATAAACACGTTCTTAGATGAATTGGAGGCTTAA
- a CDS encoding methanogenesis marker 6 protein yields MLEKKSQDESTRMIILGPNANLSPAELVHKIHMMGLPLTIKSTCYGALIHGEKELVERAAKEIREFDPNNIFLKERGFPPGDPRRCRAHRGGAREGFHQLEKEFKLLGYVSEALSRPQKVSIHEKKRIDINTFKKIAKNMIKRV; encoded by the coding sequence ATGTTAGAGAAAAAAAGCCAAGATGAATCCACGAGGATGATAATACTAGGGCCGAATGCGAATTTAAGCCCGGCCGAGCTCGTCCACAAGATACATATGATGGGCTTACCCCTCACAATAAAATCTACATGCTATGGTGCGCTAATCCACGGAGAAAAAGAACTTGTAGAAAGAGCTGCCAAAGAGATAAGGGAATTTGACCCAAACAACATATTCTTAAAAGAAAGGGGATTCCCACCAGGAGACCCCAGAAGGTGCAGGGCACATAGAGGTGGTGCAAGAGAAGGCTTCCACCAACTCGAAAAAGAATTCAAACTATTAGGATATGTGAGCGAAGCCCTCTCCAGGCCACAAAAGGTAAGCATCCATGAGAAAAAAAGAATAGACATCAACACCTTCAAGAAGATAGCCAAGAATATGATAAAGAGGGTTTAA
- a CDS encoding DUF2111 domain-containing protein produces MEITPSSTGKELKELATCIHELVGRLPLTIRSREKKGLRIEEGKILDYNYTGPVLEKVLKTGKTAREIPETGPYKGTPVIVVPLKDKGEVIGAIGIVDITKGIFTDIREISRRPTPTNTRKED; encoded by the coding sequence ATGGAGATAACCCCATCATCAACCGGGAAAGAACTCAAAGAACTCGCAACTTGCATACATGAACTCGTAGGGCGCCTACCCCTCACAATAAGAAGCAGAGAAAAAAAAGGTCTCAGAATAGAAGAGGGTAAAATATTAGATTACAATTACACAGGACCAGTACTTGAAAAGGTCTTGAAAACAGGGAAAACAGCAAGGGAAATCCCAGAAACGGGACCATATAAGGGCACGCCCGTCATTGTAGTCCCACTAAAAGATAAAGGGGAAGTTATAGGGGCAATAGGTATCGTGGACATAACAAAAGGCATATTCACTGACATTAGGGAAATTTCAAGAAGACCAACACCCACAAACACGAGAAAGGAGGATTAA